A single window of Paenibacillus sp. FSL H8-0537 DNA harbors:
- a CDS encoding NAD(P)H-dependent glycerol-3-phosphate dehydrogenase: protein MAKAKSEQARRAAVLVAGSWGTALASVLARNGYEVLLWTRNAEQASSINESRMNAKYLPGVTLPDGLRATTDLQEALSGAELALFVAPSGAMREVAKQAAPFLAAETLCVHATKGFEADTLKRMTTVLSEELGRAPEQIVVLSGPSHAEEVIKRQPTTVVVASADMKAAEQAQDAFMTSDFRVYTNPDVVGVEVAGAIKNIIALGAGLSDGLGFGDNAKAALLTRGLAEIGRLGAAMGANPLTFAGLAGVGDLVVTCTSQHSRNWRAGHMLADGTPLAEVLTRMGMVVEGVRTTRAAFELAKRYEVEMPITAQLYKVLFEEFSPKAAVEHLMGRLKTHEIESIG from the coding sequence ATGGCAAAAGCAAAGTCTGAGCAAGCGCGCCGCGCTGCGGTGCTTGTAGCGGGAAGCTGGGGCACAGCGCTTGCTTCCGTTCTGGCTCGCAACGGCTATGAGGTGCTGCTGTGGACGCGTAATGCGGAGCAGGCAAGCAGCATCAATGAAAGCCGTATGAATGCTAAATATTTGCCAGGCGTAACGCTTCCGGATGGCCTTCGAGCAACGACCGATTTGCAGGAAGCGCTCAGCGGAGCGGAGCTTGCGCTGTTTGTTGCTCCATCCGGGGCGATGCGGGAAGTGGCGAAGCAGGCCGCTCCTTTTCTTGCAGCCGAGACGCTTTGCGTGCATGCAACGAAAGGGTTTGAAGCCGATACGCTTAAGCGGATGACGACGGTGCTTTCCGAAGAGCTGGGCCGTGCGCCTGAGCAAATTGTTGTGCTGTCTGGCCCGAGCCATGCGGAGGAAGTTATTAAACGTCAGCCGACAACCGTAGTTGTCGCTTCGGCAGACATGAAAGCAGCCGAGCAAGCACAGGATGCTTTCATGACCTCCGATTTTCGCGTTTATACGAATCCAGATGTCGTGGGCGTTGAGGTAGCTGGCGCGATTAAAAATATTATCGCGCTCGGTGCCGGCTTATCAGATGGGCTCGGCTTTGGCGATAACGCCAAGGCGGCGCTGCTTACGCGCGGGCTTGCAGAGATCGGACGCCTGGGCGCAGCCATGGGTGCCAATCCGCTCACCTTTGCTGGGCTAGCGGGGGTTGGCGACTTGGTTGTTACTTGTACGAGCCAGCACAGCCGCAACTGGCGTGCGGGGCATATGCTGGCGGATGGCACGCCGCTCGCCGAGGTGCTCACTAGGATGGGGATGGTCGTTGAAGGCGTGCGCACGACACGTGCCGCGTTTGAGCTGGCCAAGCGCTATGAGGTTGAGATGCCCATTACAGCACAACTGTACAAGGTGCTGTTCGAGGAGTTTTCGCCAAAGGCAGCGGTTGAGCATCTTATGGGCCGTCTAAAAACCCATGAGATTGAGAGTATCGGCTAA
- the plsY gene encoding glycerol-3-phosphate 1-O-acyltransferase PlsY produces MLYSAIAVIISYLLGSVSFSIVIAKWLKGIDIREHGSGNAGATNTIRVLGKGPGITVFLLDIAKGVVAVLLGQWLSGGYAESWTPVLCGLAAIVGHNWPIWFRFKGGKGIATTVGVIVTLAFLPALLAGIVAILAIAITRYVSLGSLLFAALTPIFIALLTYSLPLLCASLVLCVFAFVRHKANIVKLLKGTENKLGAKKGM; encoded by the coding sequence GTGCTGTACTCAGCCATTGCAGTTATTATCAGTTATTTATTAGGTTCCGTTTCATTCAGCATCGTCATCGCGAAATGGCTGAAAGGCATTGACATTCGCGAGCATGGCAGCGGCAATGCCGGGGCGACGAATACGATTCGCGTGCTTGGTAAAGGGCCGGGTATAACGGTCTTTTTGCTGGATATTGCAAAAGGGGTAGTCGCTGTGCTGCTGGGCCAGTGGCTCAGCGGGGGCTACGCTGAAAGCTGGACGCCTGTTCTATGTGGACTTGCGGCCATTGTAGGCCACAACTGGCCAATTTGGTTCCGTTTCAAAGGTGGCAAAGGCATAGCAACAACCGTTGGCGTCATTGTAACGCTTGCGTTCTTGCCAGCGCTGCTTGCGGGAATCGTCGCTATACTTGCGATTGCCATTACACGCTACGTATCGCTCGGTTCCTTGCTGTTCGCAGCATTGACGCCGATCTTTATTGCTTTGCTTACTTATTCCTTGCCGCTGCTTTGCGCGAGCCTTGTATTATGCGTATTCGCGTTTGTCCGTCACAAGGCGAACATTGTGAAGCTGCTGAAGGGAACGGAGAACAAGCTTGGCGCAAAGAAAGGAATGTGA
- the der gene encoding ribosome biogenesis GTPase Der has product MARPVIAIVGRPNVGKSTIFNRIVGDRLAIVEDKPGVTRDRLYGTGEWNGIAFNIVDTGGIEIDGEDEIMKSVRMQAELAIEEADVIIFMADAKAGLTHSDEEVGQMLFRSRKPVVLAINKVDNAGRMDEVYEFYGLGFGEPIAISGSHGMGIGDLLDAAVSKLPEIEEVEYEDDVIRVALIGRPNVGKSSLVNALLGEERVIVSNVAGTTRDAIDTPFERDGQKYVLIDTAGMRKRGKVYESTEKYSVMRAMKAIERADVALILISGEEGIIEQDKHIAGYAHEAGKASIFVVNKWDVVEKDEKTMQAFSQTIRDHFLFMSYAPIVYLSALTKSRLHKLLPVVNHVSEQHALRIQTHLLNDIVGDAVAYNPPPTDKGKRLKINYVTQVATKPPTIVIFVNEPEMMHFSYERYLENKIRAAFNFEGTPLRLFTRRKSDED; this is encoded by the coding sequence ATGGCAAGACCTGTTATCGCCATCGTCGGGCGCCCGAATGTGGGTAAGTCTACCATATTTAATCGGATAGTCGGCGACAGGCTGGCAATTGTAGAAGATAAGCCGGGGGTTACGAGGGATCGGCTGTACGGCACCGGAGAATGGAATGGCATAGCCTTTAATATTGTAGATACAGGCGGCATTGAAATTGATGGTGAAGATGAGATTATGAAATCGGTTCGGATGCAAGCCGAGCTGGCAATTGAAGAAGCGGATGTCATTATTTTCATGGCAGATGCGAAAGCGGGCCTCACCCATTCGGATGAAGAAGTGGGACAAATGCTGTTTCGCTCCCGCAAGCCTGTCGTACTCGCTATTAACAAGGTGGACAATGCGGGACGTATGGACGAGGTTTATGAATTTTATGGTTTGGGCTTTGGCGAACCGATTGCTATTTCCGGTTCCCATGGCATGGGCATTGGCGATTTGCTGGATGCAGCCGTATCGAAGCTGCCAGAAATTGAAGAGGTTGAATATGAGGACGACGTGATTCGCGTTGCCTTAATTGGACGTCCAAACGTAGGCAAATCCTCGCTTGTTAATGCGCTGCTTGGCGAAGAACGCGTGATCGTCAGCAATGTAGCAGGTACAACTCGCGACGCCATCGATACGCCTTTCGAGCGCGATGGACAGAAGTATGTGCTGATCGACACAGCTGGTATGCGCAAGCGCGGCAAAGTGTATGAATCTACGGAAAAATACAGCGTTATGCGTGCGATGAAAGCGATTGAACGCGCTGACGTTGCCCTCATCTTGATTAGTGGTGAGGAAGGCATTATTGAGCAGGACAAGCATATTGCAGGCTATGCGCATGAAGCGGGCAAAGCGTCTATTTTTGTTGTAAACAAATGGGATGTCGTCGAGAAGGATGAGAAAACGATGCAAGCTTTCTCGCAGACGATTCGCGACCACTTCCTGTTTATGTCGTATGCGCCGATCGTTTATTTATCCGCGCTGACGAAGTCCCGTCTGCATAAGCTGCTGCCTGTCGTGAATCACGTATCGGAGCAGCATGCTTTGCGCATTCAGACGCATTTGCTGAATGATATTGTTGGAGATGCGGTCGCTTACAACCCACCGCCGACGGACAAAGGCAAACGTCTGAAAATCAACTATGTGACACAAGTGGCGACAAAACCGCCGACGATTGTCATTTTCGTCAACGAGCCAGAGATGATGCATTTCTCATATGAGCGTTATTTAGAAAATAAAATACGGGCAGCGTTTAATTTTGAAGGCACGCCGCTACGGTTATTTACACGTCGCAAGTCAGACGAGGATTAG
- a CDS encoding YIEGIA family protein, producing the protein MSHYLIVNKHLLGVLLGMTFGIVARLLMLKTDYRQYPTYPHGRIIHISLGVIAAALGAVAVPALYSKDYTAITFLSLAAQQFRDVRKMERETLTKIDSLELVSRGATYIEGIAMVFEGRNYLVIMSSLLTSLFAVMVNLWVGLLAGGISLLIVHHFRSGKTLSHIISAESAEVRVDGPDLLVGDIYIMNVGLKSNQDIIRERGMGFILTPLNANSKVTMGNLGQRQAILYDLATMLGVYRDDGEPALIPMAKLDMKDGRLAVFMLPQDKDKSKALKVIGRVPILESAVRMPTEAKVNKQEG; encoded by the coding sequence ATGAGCCACTATTTAATTGTGAATAAGCATCTGCTAGGTGTATTGCTTGGAATGACTTTCGGTATTGTAGCAAGGCTGCTGATGCTGAAAACCGATTATCGCCAATATCCGACTTATCCTCACGGAAGGATTATCCATATTTCGCTAGGCGTCATTGCTGCGGCGCTTGGGGCAGTGGCTGTTCCGGCGCTATACAGTAAAGACTATACGGCGATTACCTTTTTATCACTAGCCGCACAGCAATTTCGGGATGTCAGAAAAATGGAGCGTGAGACGCTGACGAAAATCGACAGCTTGGAGCTTGTCAGCCGTGGGGCAACTTATATAGAGGGCATCGCTATGGTGTTTGAAGGCCGCAATTACCTCGTCATTATGTCATCACTGCTTACTAGTCTTTTCGCTGTAATGGTTAATCTATGGGTTGGCCTGCTGGCAGGAGGAATATCGCTGCTGATCGTCCATCATTTTCGTTCGGGCAAAACGCTGTCGCACATTATTTCGGCGGAATCAGCAGAGGTACGCGTGGATGGGCCGGATTTGCTCGTCGGCGATATATATATTATGAATGTGGGGCTGAAGTCAAATCAGGATATCATTCGCGAGCGCGGAATGGGCTTTATATTGACACCTCTGAACGCGAACAGCAAGGTTACCATGGGTAATTTGGGCCAGCGTCAAGCGATTTTGTACGATTTGGCTACGATGCTGGGCGTTTACCGGGATGATGGCGAACCGGCCTTAATTCCAATGGCGAAACTAGATATGAAGGACGGCAGGCTTGCCGTATTTATGCTTCCGCAGGACAAGGACAAGAGCAAGGCGCTCAAGGTGATCGGGCGCGTTCCGATACTCGAATCGGCTGTACGCATGCCTACAGAAGCAAAAGTCAATAAGCAGGAGGGCTGA
- a CDS encoding SMI1/KNR4 family protein produces MTIHKQLERIRQKLKTAAQTDADHQLFGARSHTYAMNSPLSLDELRQFEQANGVILPEEFSAFLMHIGNGGAGPYYGIHPLGTKQAIDLDRIGEPSPLQAAMTKEQWESEYPWIKDESVLSDEEYGKSSAELFQGLLNIGEQGCTYETMLVITGKNRGKVVYIDLDYQKPFVTYEAHFLDWYERWLDEVIAGYVTSWFGTRRGGDDKQLVELYQSTADEHVKIEALDGMFKLKEISQETISFLIGVYAGPSIALRCLSMQVLAKMNAAEAEIFIRQELTSSHAENRLRAIQCIHWYMPKGDPRFNQELIALFSKESDEEAFRFICYILQAGGVDLLPMLQPFFKHPNEEIRVQAVYQAGQSNKKADYVADFIQLLDDPAVRVQHITLQALSGVTNPVLLPIYERLLQQHKTDKDYIRSNIERRLKEFPYNSMEQLDKLLSSALKQVGKLFGKK; encoded by the coding sequence ATGACTATACATAAGCAATTGGAACGCATTAGGCAAAAGCTGAAGACCGCAGCTCAGACTGATGCAGACCATCAGCTATTTGGAGCGAGAAGCCATACATATGCAATGAACAGCCCGCTTAGCCTCGATGAGCTTCGTCAGTTTGAACAAGCGAATGGCGTCATTTTACCTGAGGAATTTTCAGCTTTTTTAATGCATATCGGAAATGGCGGTGCTGGACCCTATTATGGCATCCATCCATTAGGGACGAAGCAGGCTATTGATCTGGATCGAATAGGTGAGCCTTCTCCTTTGCAAGCAGCAATGACTAAGGAGCAATGGGAGAGCGAATATCCTTGGATCAAGGATGAAAGCGTATTAAGCGATGAAGAATACGGAAAATCGAGCGCAGAACTATTCCAAGGACTGCTCAATATAGGGGAACAAGGCTGCACATACGAAACGATGCTGGTCATTACAGGCAAAAACCGAGGAAAAGTCGTTTATATTGATCTCGATTATCAGAAGCCGTTCGTGACCTATGAAGCCCATTTTTTAGACTGGTATGAGCGCTGGCTGGATGAAGTCATTGCCGGGTATGTAACGAGCTGGTTTGGTACGAGGCGTGGTGGAGATGATAAACAGCTAGTTGAATTGTATCAATCTACAGCGGATGAACATGTGAAAATCGAGGCTTTGGATGGCATGTTTAAGCTAAAGGAGATTTCGCAGGAGACGATTAGCTTTTTAATAGGCGTGTATGCGGGACCTTCCATAGCCTTGCGATGCCTGTCGATGCAGGTGCTTGCAAAAATGAATGCTGCTGAGGCAGAAATTTTCATTAGGCAGGAGCTCACAAGCAGCCATGCTGAAAATCGTTTGCGTGCCATACAGTGCATTCATTGGTATATGCCAAAAGGAGATCCGCGCTTTAATCAGGAATTAATTGCGCTATTCTCAAAAGAGTCAGATGAGGAGGCGTTTCGCTTCATCTGTTATATTTTGCAAGCAGGCGGTGTTGACTTACTGCCTATGCTCCAGCCTTTTTTCAAGCATCCGAATGAAGAAATTCGCGTGCAGGCTGTATATCAGGCGGGCCAATCGAATAAAAAGGCAGATTATGTTGCCGATTTTATACAATTGCTTGATGATCCGGCGGTTAGAGTACAGCATATCACTTTGCAGGCACTGTCTGGAGTGACTAATCCGGTACTGCTCCCTATATATGAGCGTCTGCTGCAGCAGCATAAGACTGACAAAGATTATATTCGGTCTAATATTGAGAGACGGCTTAAGGAGTTTCCGTATAACTCTATGGAGCAGCTTGATAAGCTGCTTTCTTCAGCCTTAAAACAGGTTGGCAAGCTGTTTGGAAAAAAATGA
- the rpsA gene encoding 30S ribosomal protein S1, which yields MSEETNVQESAVAENQEAMDNFVSLKKGDTVKGSIVKIEDNQAYVSLGYKYDGVIPIRELSAVQLDNANDAVQVGQEVELKVISIDDEKEKLVLSKKSVDGERAWDSLQARFESGEVFEVVVADVVKGGLVADVGVRGFIPASMVERHFVEDFSDYKGRTLRVKVKEIDQENGKVILSAKEVLDAEFEGNKQKLIAALEPGQQLEGTVQRLTPFGAFIDIGGVDGLVHVSELSWQHVAHPKDVVAEGQAVTVKVLKVDPAAGKISLSIKAAQPGPWETAGSQFNIGDIVTGTVRRLVTFGAFVEIAPGVEGLVHISQIAHRHIATPFEVLQEGQEVQAKVLDFNPAEKRVSLSIKETEEAPEQPQKPERQQRERAPKQEELNNPNVSLNSQSMSYSLAERFGDKLNKLK from the coding sequence ATGTCAGAAGAAACCAATGTGCAAGAGTCCGCAGTAGCGGAAAATCAAGAGGCTATGGATAATTTCGTATCCTTGAAAAAAGGGGATACAGTTAAAGGTTCGATCGTCAAAATCGAAGATAACCAAGCTTACGTAAGCCTTGGATATAAATATGACGGTGTTATCCCGATTCGCGAACTGTCCGCAGTTCAATTGGATAATGCAAACGATGCCGTACAAGTAGGCCAAGAGGTTGAGCTTAAAGTTATCAGCATTGATGACGAGAAAGAAAAGCTTGTTCTTTCCAAGAAAAGCGTAGATGGCGAGCGCGCTTGGGATTCGCTTCAAGCTCGTTTCGAGAGCGGCGAAGTATTTGAAGTTGTCGTAGCTGACGTTGTAAAAGGCGGCCTTGTCGCTGATGTTGGCGTGCGCGGCTTTATTCCGGCTTCGATGGTTGAGCGTCATTTTGTAGAAGATTTCAGCGACTACAAAGGCCGTACACTTCGCGTAAAAGTGAAAGAAATCGACCAAGAAAACGGCAAAGTTATCTTGTCTGCGAAAGAAGTATTGGACGCAGAATTCGAAGGCAACAAACAAAAATTGATCGCGGCTCTTGAGCCAGGCCAGCAGCTTGAAGGTACAGTTCAACGTTTGACACCATTTGGTGCATTCATTGATATCGGCGGCGTTGACGGTCTTGTTCACGTTTCCGAGCTTTCATGGCAGCACGTTGCTCATCCTAAGGATGTAGTAGCTGAAGGTCAAGCGGTAACGGTTAAAGTTCTTAAAGTTGATCCGGCTGCTGGTAAAATCAGCCTGAGCATCAAAGCTGCTCAACCAGGTCCTTGGGAAACAGCTGGAAGCCAATTCAACATTGGCGATATCGTAACAGGTACAGTTCGTCGCCTCGTTACTTTCGGCGCATTCGTTGAAATTGCTCCAGGCGTTGAAGGTTTGGTTCACATTTCCCAAATCGCTCACCGTCATATTGCGACTCCTTTCGAGGTATTGCAAGAAGGGCAAGAAGTTCAAGCGAAAGTTCTGGACTTCAACCCTGCTGAAAAACGCGTTAGCCTGAGCATCAAGGAAACAGAAGAAGCTCCTGAGCAACCGCAAAAGCCAGAAAGACAACAACGCGAGCGCGCTCCTAAACAAGAGGAACTGAACAATCCGAATGTTAGCTTGAACAGCCAAAGCATGAGCTACTCGCTGGCTGAGCGTTTCGGCGACAAACTGAATAAATTGAAATAA
- a CDS encoding lysophospholipid acyltransferase family protein has translation MLYLLFRFLLRVLYICLFRLEAKGLENIPADGPVILCANHVSNFDPPTVGVKVKRKVHYMAKAELFKIPVFGPLIRAFGAFPVKRGGVSKEAIKSSITLLKEGNVMGIFPEGSRRNQGGEAKKGAAMIALRSNAVVIPVAIVGNYSLFRKVTVYYGKPVDLTAFIDDSSPDKLDRLTDAIMKDVRALLAANK, from the coding sequence ATGTTATACCTGTTGTTCCGATTTCTTCTCCGTGTGCTATATATATGCCTATTCCGTCTTGAAGCCAAAGGGCTTGAGAATATACCTGCTGACGGGCCCGTTATTCTATGCGCCAATCACGTCAGCAATTTTGACCCGCCTACGGTAGGTGTCAAAGTTAAACGGAAAGTCCATTATATGGCGAAAGCGGAATTGTTTAAAATTCCAGTTTTCGGGCCGCTCATTCGGGCATTTGGAGCTTTTCCAGTTAAGCGCGGAGGCGTGAGCAAAGAGGCGATCAAATCATCGATCACCCTGCTGAAGGAAGGCAATGTAATGGGGATTTTCCCGGAAGGCTCTCGCCGCAATCAAGGCGGGGAAGCGAAGAAGGGAGCCGCAATGATTGCGCTTCGCAGCAATGCGGTTGTTATTCCTGTGGCAATTGTGGGTAATTATTCCTTGTTTCGCAAAGTAACGGTCTATTATGGCAAGCCGGTTGATCTTACCGCATTTATTGATGATTCCTCACCGGATAAGCTGGACCGTCTGACTGATGCGATTATGAAGGACGTTCGCGCTCTTCTTGCAGCGAACAAATAA
- the cmk gene encoding (d)CMP kinase, translated as MQQDGDGERINIAIDGPAGAGKSTVARKVAEQLGYVYIDTGAMYRAVTYSSQQAGIRPQEAGKLADHVTHLDIKLQAGNNGQTVFLNGENVTEQIRSRDVTLSVSHYAANEAVRQFLGAAQRRLAEEKGVVMDGRDIGSHVLPNAELKVFLTASVEERALRRYKELAGKQPVTLEQLAEEISQRDQLDEQREISPLVRAEDAILLDSTAMSIEEVAEAIVKLSRTKLAGAK; from the coding sequence ATGCAGCAAGACGGTGACGGCGAGCGGATCAACATTGCTATCGATGGACCTGCCGGGGCAGGGAAAAGCACAGTAGCGCGTAAAGTTGCCGAACAATTAGGATATGTTTACATTGATACAGGTGCTATGTATCGAGCCGTGACCTATAGTTCGCAGCAGGCGGGTATTAGGCCGCAGGAAGCTGGCAAGCTGGCTGACCATGTGACACATCTGGACATTAAGCTCCAGGCTGGCAACAATGGACAAACTGTATTTTTGAATGGAGAAAATGTCACTGAACAAATTCGTTCACGCGATGTGACGCTGAGTGTGTCTCATTATGCGGCGAATGAAGCGGTTAGGCAATTTCTTGGCGCAGCCCAGCGTAGGCTGGCTGAGGAAAAAGGCGTTGTAATGGATGGCAGGGACATTGGCTCCCATGTGCTTCCAAACGCTGAGTTGAAGGTTTTTTTAACAGCATCCGTTGAGGAGCGTGCGCTTCGCAGATACAAGGAGCTAGCTGGCAAGCAGCCAGTGACGCTGGAACAGCTTGCGGAAGAAATTTCGCAGCGGGACCAACTGGATGAACAGCGGGAGATTTCACCGCTCGTCCGCGCTGAAGATGCAATCCTGCTGGACAGCACAGCGATGTCGATTGAAGAGGTCGCCGAGGCTATTGTCAAATTAAGCAGAACCAAATTGGCGGGGGCGAAGTAA
- a CDS encoding PilZ domain-containing protein: MLPKINQTLFFQIASSDEAEAAIEYKARIAEVLDEGFLIENPINSQNGRMKRMFLGDELSVYFVSEDGIKHFFNSHVLGFREDVVKLVKIRRPELDQITKVQRRNFLRVAAELEIAVKTPEQVRFVTLTDDVGGGGISFICDGKWPISQGQVLECWLLVPYKNGSIEHASFNAEIVRIVNLETGRNQAMIKFAGINDSDRQRIIRYCFERQLEFRNR; this comes from the coding sequence TTGTTGCCGAAAATTAACCAAACGCTATTTTTCCAAATTGCTTCTTCTGATGAAGCAGAAGCTGCCATTGAGTACAAGGCGCGTATTGCCGAGGTGCTGGATGAAGGCTTTTTGATTGAGAACCCGATAAATAGCCAAAATGGCAGAATGAAAAGAATGTTTTTGGGCGACGAGCTTTCGGTCTATTTTGTATCGGAGGACGGAATCAAGCATTTCTTTAATTCCCACGTTCTTGGTTTCCGAGAAGATGTCGTCAAGCTGGTCAAAATCCGGAGGCCGGAGCTTGATCAGATTACAAAGGTGCAGCGGCGCAATTTTCTTCGAGTAGCTGCGGAGCTTGAAATCGCAGTGAAAACGCCGGAGCAGGTTCGCTTCGTGACGCTTACAGATGATGTTGGCGGCGGCGGAATTTCGTTCATTTGCGATGGTAAATGGCCGATTTCCCAAGGTCAGGTGCTGGAGTGCTGGCTGCTGGTTCCTTATAAAAATGGTTCTATAGAGCATGCATCATTTAATGCTGAAATTGTGCGGATTGTAAATCTTGAAACGGGGCGCAATCAGGCGATGATTAAATTTGCTGGCATTAATGATTCAGACCGCCAGCGAATTATTCGCTACTGCTTCGAGCGTCAGCTGGAATTCCGCAACCGCTGA
- the ypeB gene encoding germination protein YpeB, whose product MVYKRISAVLFPIAAILLVGSLYWGYQEHQEKNTVLMKAENQYQRAFHDLTYHVDKLHQQLGNTLAVNSTSQAYHRKGLVNVWRLTSQAQNEINQLPLSMLPFDKAEDFLSRISNFAYKTSVRDLTKHPLSEDEFKTLKTLYANSKDISQDLQGMQEKVLSNHLRWMDVELSLAAQQAKGDQTIVDGFKGVDKKVSEYPEINWGPSVSSMYEKRPISMLSGKAVTPDEIKQRAAKFAGKKGEGKNIRVEENGKGTEYASYSAVLSEHKSGNSIHMDFSQKGGQLIAYMDPRDIGEKQLGIEQARAAAEKFLKEHGFDGMKAVSYDAYDNAGTFSFVGNQGDVLIYPDKLTIKVALDNGDIAALQANEYVFEHHKRTLPKAGISNADARKALNPQMEVSKEQMALIKNDDGNEVLCYEYTGRINDNDYRIYINADNGMEESIEVLTSLDKVASSGK is encoded by the coding sequence ATGGTTTATAAACGGATAAGCGCGGTGTTGTTCCCGATTGCTGCTATTTTGCTGGTCGGTTCGCTCTATTGGGGTTATCAGGAGCATCAGGAGAAAAATACGGTTTTGATGAAGGCGGAAAATCAGTATCAACGGGCGTTCCACGATTTAACTTACCATGTGGATAAGCTGCATCAGCAGCTTGGCAATACATTAGCCGTTAATTCCACATCACAAGCGTATCATCGAAAAGGGCTCGTTAACGTATGGCGGCTAACAAGCCAGGCACAAAACGAAATCAACCAGCTGCCGCTTTCGATGCTTCCATTTGACAAGGCGGAGGACTTTTTGTCGCGCATCTCCAATTTTGCCTATAAAACTTCCGTTCGCGATTTGACGAAGCATCCGCTGTCAGAGGATGAATTCAAAACCCTCAAAACGCTGTATGCCAACTCAAAGGATATTTCACAAGATTTGCAGGGCATGCAGGAAAAAGTGCTCTCTAATCATTTGCGCTGGATGGATGTCGAGCTGTCATTGGCTGCGCAGCAGGCTAAAGGCGATCAGACGATTGTGGACGGCTTCAAGGGAGTCGATAAAAAGGTAAGCGAGTATCCGGAAATCAACTGGGGACCTTCGGTTTCAAGCATGTACGAGAAGCGTCCGATCAGCATGCTGAGTGGTAAAGCTGTAACGCCGGATGAAATTAAGCAGCGTGCTGCCAAGTTTGCCGGCAAAAAAGGCGAGGGCAAGAACATTCGCGTGGAGGAAAATGGCAAAGGCACGGAATATGCTTCGTATTCCGCAGTATTGTCCGAGCATAAGTCCGGTAACTCGATTCATATGGATTTTTCGCAAAAGGGCGGCCAACTGATTGCTTATATGGATCCCCGTGATATTGGAGAGAAGCAGCTCGGCATCGAGCAAGCGAGGGCTGCGGCTGAAAAGTTTTTGAAAGAACATGGATTTGACGGCATGAAGGCAGTCAGTTATGACGCCTATGATAATGCAGGAACGTTCAGCTTCGTCGGCAACCAAGGCGATGTGCTGATTTACCCAGACAAGCTGACGATCAAGGTTGCCCTTGATAATGGAGATATAGCGGCTCTGCAGGCGAATGAATATGTTTTCGAGCATCATAAGCGGACGCTGCCTAAGGCAGGCATCTCCAATGCAGACGCGCGCAAGGCGCTGAATCCGCAAATGGAAGTGTCGAAAGAGCAGATGGCGCTGATCAAAAACGATGATGGCAATGAAGTGTTATGCTATGAATATACGGGCCGGATCAACGATAACGATTACCGGATTTACATTAATGCAGACAACGGCATGGAAGAATCGATTGAAGTTTTGACTTCGCTTGACAAAGTGGCAAGTTCCGGTAAATAA
- the prsW gene encoding glutamic-type intramembrane protease PrsW yields MTWISVLTAAVAPGIALLTYLYLKDKYDTEPIHMVVRMFLLGVLIVLPIMVVQRGLQLWWGDNPIVFSFVQSAGVEEFIKWFVLYHFIYNHTEFDEPYDGIVYAASISLGFATLENVMYAFLTPATFGSLIMRALLPVSGHALFGIMMGYYVGKAKFESNGKKRRNYIIVSFLLPIMLHGSYDWIMITMRSSWIWFIIPFMAVLWVVGLRKMQRANSRSPFRFLKRDEEVKL; encoded by the coding sequence ATGACCTGGATTTCTGTGTTGACAGCAGCAGTGGCACCGGGAATAGCGCTGCTGACTTATTTATACTTAAAGGACAAATACGATACGGAGCCGATACATATGGTCGTCCGGATGTTTTTGCTGGGCGTTCTGATTGTGCTGCCAATCATGGTTGTGCAGCGCGGCCTGCAGCTGTGGTGGGGGGACAATCCGATCGTATTTTCCTTTGTGCAATCGGCTGGCGTAGAAGAATTTATAAAATGGTTTGTTCTTTATCATTTTATTTATAATCATACGGAGTTTGACGAGCCTTATGACGGCATCGTTTATGCCGCCTCCATCTCGCTCGGATTTGCGACGCTCGAAAATGTGATGTATGCCTTCCTGACACCCGCAACGTTCGGATCGCTCATTATGAGGGCGCTGCTTCCGGTATCGGGGCATGCCCTATTCGGCATTATGATGGGCTATTATGTAGGTAAAGCGAAGTTCGAAAGCAATGGCAAAAAACGCAGAAATTATATCATTGTATCGTTTCTGCTGCCCATTATGCTGCACGGCAGTTATGACTGGATCATGATTACGATGCGTTCCAGCTGGATCTGGTTCATCATTCCGTTCATGGCCGTGCTATGGGTCGTCGGGCTCCGAAAAATGCAGCGGGCTAATTCGCGCTCTCCGTTTCGTTTTTTGAAGCGGGATGAAGAGGTTAAATTGTAA